The Beijerinckiaceae bacterium RH AL1 genome has a segment encoding these proteins:
- the modC gene encoding Molybdenum import ATP-binding protein ModC (ID:RHAL1_03860;~source:Prodigal:2.6) → MIEVAVAKRLPGFDLDVAFADSSGATALFGRSGSGKSLTLGLIAGLARPDAGRVLVDGTPLVDVSRRLFVPTHRRRVGLVFQDSHLFPHLSVRKNLLFGRWFAPRAAAAASFDAVVETLGIAALLERRPGALSGGERQRVAIGRALLAAPRLLLLDEPFAALDRQRKLEILPLIERVRAEFSVPLIYVSHALEEVVRIAKTVVVLDAGRVVASGAPEAVLGATRVAEDRRFGRASILTARVGAYDDAFDLTALAHPAGTLWLAGRAGEAGSPIRVLIKATDVSLAPADPGP, encoded by the coding sequence TTGATCGAGGTCGCCGTCGCCAAGCGGCTGCCCGGCTTCGATCTCGACGTTGCCTTCGCTGATTCCTCAGGCGCCACCGCCCTTTTCGGCCGGTCCGGTTCCGGCAAGAGCCTGACGCTCGGGCTCATCGCCGGGCTCGCGCGACCGGATGCGGGACGCGTGCTCGTCGACGGCACGCCGCTCGTGGACGTCTCGCGCCGGCTCTTCGTGCCCACGCACCGGCGCCGGGTCGGTCTCGTCTTCCAGGATTCGCATCTGTTTCCGCATCTTTCGGTGCGCAAAAACCTGCTGTTCGGGCGCTGGTTCGCGCCGCGCGCCGCGGCGGCCGCCTCGTTCGACGCCGTGGTCGAGACGCTCGGCATCGCCGCGCTGCTCGAGCGGCGTCCCGGCGCGCTGTCGGGCGGCGAGCGCCAGCGCGTCGCCATCGGCCGCGCGCTGCTCGCCGCGCCGCGCCTGCTGCTGCTCGACGAGCCCTTCGCCGCCCTCGATCGCCAGCGCAAGCTCGAGATCCTGCCGCTGATCGAGCGCGTGCGCGCGGAGTTCTCGGTGCCGCTGATCTACGTCTCGCATGCGCTCGAGGAGGTCGTGCGGATCGCCAAGACCGTGGTGGTGCTGGACGCCGGCCGGGTCGTCGCTTCGGGCGCGCCAGAGGCGGTGCTCGGCGCGACGCGGGTCGCCGAGGATCGGCGCTTCGGCCGCGCCTCGATCCTCACGGCGCGGGTCGGCGCCTACGACGACGCCTTCGATCTCACGGCGCTCGCGCATCCCGCCGGCACCCTATGGCTCGCCGGGCGCGCGGGCGAAGCGGGCAGCCCGATCCGCGTGCTCATCAAGGCGACCGACGTGTCGCTGGCGCCGGCCGATCCCGGCCCCTGA
- the ubiE_2 gene encoding bifunctional 2-octaprenyl-6-methoxy-1,4-benzoquinone methylase and S-adenosylmethionine:2-DMK methyltransferase (ID:RHAL1_03854;~source:Prodigal:2.6): MTRPPRYDAPRHDAPDFDAPDLDAANAIPPDADETTHFGYEDVRLGEKQGRVDDVFHKVARRYDLMNDLMSGGLHRLWKDRLVAMVNPPKRLGFDHLDVAGGTGDVAFRIARAGGDRTRVTVLDINADMLQVGRDRAAKARLTDRVEFVEANAEELPFEASRYDAYTVAFGIRNVPRIQVALTEAYRVLRRGGHFLCLEFSPDVLPLLDRVYETYSFKVIPWIGERVTGDRESYQYLVESIRKFPGAAAFEGQLRAAGFRQTQVVPLSGGIVAIHSGWKL, encoded by the coding sequence ATGACCCGCCCGCCCCGATACGACGCGCCCCGACACGACGCGCCTGACTTTGACGCGCCCGATCTCGACGCTGCGAACGCGATCCCGCCGGACGCCGACGAGACGACGCATTTCGGCTACGAGGACGTCCGGCTCGGCGAAAAGCAGGGCCGCGTCGACGACGTCTTTCACAAGGTCGCGCGGCGCTACGACCTGATGAACGACCTGATGTCCGGCGGCCTGCACCGCCTGTGGAAGGACCGGCTCGTCGCGATGGTGAACCCGCCGAAGCGGCTCGGCTTCGACCATCTCGATGTGGCCGGCGGCACTGGCGATGTGGCCTTCCGCATCGCCCGCGCGGGCGGCGACCGCACGCGGGTCACCGTGCTCGACATCAACGCCGACATGCTGCAGGTCGGCCGCGACCGCGCCGCCAAGGCACGGCTCACCGATCGCGTCGAGTTCGTCGAGGCGAACGCCGAGGAGCTGCCCTTCGAGGCGTCGCGCTACGACGCCTACACGGTCGCCTTCGGCATCCGCAACGTGCCGCGCATCCAGGTCGCGCTCACCGAGGCCTATCGCGTCCTGCGCCGCGGCGGGCACTTCCTGTGCCTCGAGTTCTCGCCCGACGTGCTGCCGCTGCTCGACCGCGTCTACGAGACCTATTCGTTCAAGGTGATCCCGTGGATCGGCGAGCGCGTGACGGGCGACCGCGAGTCCTACCAGTACCTCGTCGAGTCGATCCGGAAGTTCCCCGGCGCCGCCGCGTTCGAGGGCCAGCTGCGCGCCGCCGGCTTCCGGCAGACGCAGGTCGTGCCGCTGTCGGGCGGCATCGTCGCGATCCACTCGGGATGGAAGCTGTGA
- a CDS encoding protein of unknown function (ID:RHAL1_03861;~source:Prodigal:2.6), translating into MRWAVFNGLGAAAWLAGLMYAKGIGARADLLAPDDHHLLIGATVGLVGLSLLVWENLRSAS; encoded by the coding sequence ATGAGATGGGCAGTGTTCAACGGTCTGGGTGCGGCCGCTTGGTTGGCCGGCCTCATGTACGCCAAAGGTATCGGCGCCCGCGCCGATCTTCTCGCTCCTGATGATCACCACCTTCTCATCGGCGCCACGGTGGGCCTCGTCGGCCTGTCGCTGCTGGTGTGGGAGAATCTTCGCAGCGCCAGCTGA
- a CDS encoding protein of unknown function (ID:RHAL1_03859;~source:Prodigal:2.6): MVDGPLAAATVALEGGESLVALVTRRALHDLGLVEGAPVRALVKTVALDEGAVGHALDRG; encoded by the coding sequence GTGGTCGACGGCCCGCTCGCCGCGGCGACGGTGGCGCTCGAGGGCGGCGAGTCGCTCGTCGCGCTCGTGACGCGGCGGGCGCTGCATGATCTCGGCCTCGTCGAGGGCGCGCCGGTCCGCGCGCTGGTGAAGACCGTGGCGCTCGACGAAGGCGCGGTCGGCCACGCGCTCGACAGGGGCTGA
- a CDS encoding protein of unknown function (ID:RHAL1_03857;~source:Prodigal:2.6) encodes MTRMTDQDELTLVTSNNAEFKLKTEPGLPFSGMFSVLKHIEARNALKSKT; translated from the coding sequence ATGACGAGAATGACCGATCAAGACGAATTGACGCTGGTGACCAGCAACAATGCTGAGTTCAAATTAAAGACGGAGCCCGGACTTCCGTTTAGTGGGATGTTCAGCGTCCTCAAGCATATCGAAGCACGAAATGCTCTGAAGTCAAAAACGTAG
- the ubiB gene encoding putative protein kinase UbiB (ID:RHAL1_03853;~source:Prodigal:2.6), with the protein MITRLGAFFRLARAVFVLVRAGVFNDVDTTLLPPFAKLPLAVARLLARKTQGPALAALPGAISKLGPSYVKLGQFLATRPDVVGPNVVKVLERLQDRMEPFPREAAVRQIEQAFGCKLEDMFVSLGEPVAAASIAQVHRGRVRDALGEREVAIKVRRPGVERLMKRDLADMKVAASFIESRFPDSQRLRPTSVVDTLARSLKMETDFRLEAAAASEFAENVADETDFRVPKIDWDRTAAEVLTLEWIDGIKLSDTVGLAQRGFELPKLGAIVIQSFLRHSMRDGLFHADMHQGNLFVDRDGRLVAVDFGIMGRLGVKERRFLAEILYGFITRDYLRVAEVHFEAGYVPRVHRVEDFAQAIRAIGEPIHSRTADQISMARLLSLLFEITGLFDMKARTELVLLQKTMVVVEGVARTLDPRLDMWTTAEPVVRAWIEENLGPLGKLQDASRGVHDLYKLAGGLPVALSRAGRTLEMLEDMADNGFEFSQNALDQFGQMQKDAQKFGHWALWAIVAVAAYWIIWRH; encoded by the coding sequence GTGATCACCCGCCTCGGGGCTTTTTTCCGGCTGGCGCGTGCCGTCTTCGTGCTGGTCCGCGCCGGCGTCTTCAACGACGTCGACACGACGCTGCTGCCGCCCTTCGCCAAGCTGCCGCTGGCGGTCGCCCGGCTGCTCGCCAGGAAGACGCAGGGGCCTGCGCTCGCCGCGCTGCCCGGCGCGATCTCCAAGCTTGGGCCCTCCTACGTGAAGCTCGGGCAGTTCCTGGCGACGCGGCCCGACGTCGTCGGCCCCAACGTCGTCAAGGTGCTGGAGCGGCTGCAGGATCGCATGGAGCCGTTCCCGCGCGAGGCGGCGGTGCGGCAGATCGAGCAGGCCTTCGGCTGCAAGCTCGAGGACATGTTCGTGTCGTTGGGCGAGCCGGTCGCCGCCGCCTCGATCGCCCAGGTGCATCGCGGCCGCGTGCGCGACGCGCTCGGCGAGCGCGAGGTGGCGATCAAGGTGCGCCGCCCCGGCGTCGAGCGGCTGATGAAGCGCGACCTCGCCGACATGAAGGTCGCGGCGAGCTTCATCGAGAGCCGCTTCCCCGACAGCCAGCGGCTTCGCCCGACGAGCGTCGTCGACACGCTGGCGCGCTCGCTCAAGATGGAGACGGACTTCAGGCTCGAGGCGGCGGCGGCTTCAGAGTTCGCCGAGAACGTCGCCGACGAGACCGACTTCCGCGTGCCGAAGATCGATTGGGACCGCACCGCCGCCGAGGTGCTGACCCTCGAATGGATCGACGGCATCAAGCTCTCCGACACGGTCGGCCTGGCGCAGCGCGGCTTCGAGCTGCCGAAGCTCGGCGCCATCGTCATCCAGAGCTTCCTGCGTCACTCGATGCGCGACGGCCTGTTCCACGCCGACATGCACCAGGGCAATCTCTTCGTCGACCGCGACGGGCGCCTCGTCGCCGTCGACTTCGGCATCATGGGCCGGCTCGGCGTCAAGGAGCGCCGCTTCCTCGCCGAGATCCTCTACGGCTTCATCACCCGCGACTATCTTCGCGTCGCCGAGGTGCATTTCGAGGCGGGCTACGTGCCGCGCGTCCACCGCGTCGAGGATTTCGCACAGGCGATCCGCGCCATCGGCGAGCCGATCCATTCGCGGACCGCCGACCAGATCTCGATGGCGCGGCTTTTGTCGCTGCTCTTCGAGATCACCGGCCTCTTCGACATGAAGGCGCGCACCGAGCTGGTTCTTTTGCAGAAGACGATGGTCGTGGTGGAAGGCGTGGCCCGGACGCTCGACCCGCGTCTCGACATGTGGACCACCGCCGAGCCCGTCGTCCGCGCCTGGATCGAGGAAAACCTCGGGCCGCTCGGCAAGCTGCAGGATGCGAGCCGCGGCGTCCACGATCTCTACAAGCTCGCCGGCGGGCTGCCGGTGGCTTTGTCGCGCGCCGGCCGCACGCTCGAGATGCTCGAGGACATGGCCGACAACGGCTTCGAGTTCTCGCAGAACGCGCTCGACCAGTTCGGCCAAATGCAGAAGGACGCGCAGAAATTCGGGCATTGGGCGCTGTGGGCGATCGTCGCCGTCGCGGCCTATTGGATCATCTGGAGGCACTGA
- the mutM gene encoding Formamidopyrimidine-DNA glycosylase (ID:RHAL1_03856;~source:Prodigal:2.6) gives MRRGLAPAFVGATIDLVDQRRPDLRFPFPARFASRLMGRRVEALDRRAKYLQARLDDGTILVMHLGMSGSFRIEADDVLVTPGAFHHPRSALKTHDHVVLSLSNGVRIVYNDPRRFGFMLLVPEADLSAHPLFASLGLEPLSDELDGAALAARLAGKKTPLKAALLDQTLIAGLGNIYVCEALHRAGLSPRRAAGTLAKRDGSPTARADKLARVIKEVLLEAVAAGGSTLRDHKLTDGSLGYFQHAFRVYDRLDDPCPNLKCNGVVTRIVQSGRSTFFCPVCQR, from the coding sequence GTGCGACGCGGTCTCGCACCTGCCTTCGTCGGCGCGACGATCGATCTCGTCGACCAGCGCCGTCCCGACCTCCGCTTCCCGTTTCCTGCCCGCTTCGCGTCGCGATTGATGGGGCGTCGCGTCGAGGCGCTCGACCGACGCGCGAAATACCTGCAGGCCAGGCTCGACGACGGCACGATCCTCGTCATGCATCTCGGCATGTCCGGCTCGTTCCGCATCGAGGCCGACGACGTCCTCGTCACGCCGGGCGCGTTCCACCATCCCCGCTCGGCCCTCAAGACACACGACCACGTCGTCCTGTCGCTCTCGAACGGCGTCCGCATCGTCTACAACGACCCGCGCCGCTTCGGCTTCATGCTGCTGGTGCCCGAGGCCGACCTCTCCGCGCATCCGCTGTTCGCGTCGCTCGGTCTCGAGCCGCTGAGCGACGAGCTCGACGGCGCCGCGCTTGCCGCGCGCCTCGCCGGCAAGAAGACGCCGTTAAAGGCTGCGCTGCTCGACCAGACGCTGATCGCCGGGCTCGGCAACATCTACGTCTGCGAGGCGCTGCACCGGGCCGGCCTGTCGCCTCGGCGCGCCGCCGGCACGCTCGCCAAGCGCGACGGCAGCCCGACCGCGCGGGCGGACAAGCTCGCGCGCGTCATCAAGGAGGTGCTGCTCGAGGCCGTGGCGGCCGGCGGCTCGACCCTGCGCGACCACAAGCTGACCGATGGCAGCCTTGGCTACTTCCAGCATGCCTTCCGGGTCTACGACAGGCTCGACGACCCCTGTCCGAACCTGAAGTGCAACGGGGTCGTCACACGGATCGTGCAGTCCGGGCGCTCCACGTTCTTCTGCCCGGTCTGCCAGCGGTAA
- the hfaC gene encoding Holdfast attachment protein C (ID:RHAL1_03850;~source:Prodigal:2.6) — MAPPLLTLQNIHLTLGGGGRPLLEGADLSVERGERLCLVGRNGSGKSTLLKVAAGMIEPDFGVRFLQPGASVRYLAQEPDFSGFATARAYAESDLGPLDDPYRVTAMLEALGLTGEEDPSQLSGGEARRAAIVRALAPEPDILLLDEPTNHLDLPAIEWLEAELKSSRAALVLISHDRRFLTNLSRTSVWIDRGVTRTLGKGFGEFEAWRDALLEEEELQQHKLERKIADEEHWLRYGVTARRKRNVKRLAGLQSLRKSHREHRRVEGNVKLEATEGAVSGKLVIEAKSVAKAYDGRPIVKGFSTRVLRGDRLGLVGANGAGKTTLISLLTGTLEPDAGTVKLGANLEMATLDQKRASLDPATTLKDALTGGGSDYVEVAGSRKHVMGYMKDFLFGPEQARTPTGRLSGGERGRLMLARALAQPSNMLVLDEPTNDLDLETLDLLQELLADYPGTLLLVSHDRDFLDRVASSVVVAEGDGVWQEYAGGYTDMVAQRGAGVSGRVAAKREASSKASAEKTVARAPTRDKMSFKEKHALETLPKTIAALEAQKAKLRLTLDDPSFYARDPSGFAKQSEAYAKIETDIAAAEDEWLALEMRREAVEG, encoded by the coding sequence ATGGCTCCGCCCCTTCTCACGCTCCAGAACATCCACCTCACGCTCGGCGGCGGGGGGCGGCCGCTGCTCGAAGGCGCCGACCTGTCGGTCGAGCGGGGCGAGCGCCTGTGCCTCGTCGGCCGTAACGGGTCGGGCAAGTCGACGCTCCTGAAGGTCGCGGCCGGGATGATCGAGCCGGATTTCGGGGTCCGCTTCCTGCAGCCCGGCGCCTCGGTGCGCTACCTCGCCCAGGAGCCCGACTTTTCCGGCTTCGCGACGGCCCGCGCTTACGCCGAGAGCGACCTCGGTCCGCTCGACGATCCCTATCGCGTCACCGCCATGCTCGAAGCGCTCGGGCTGACCGGCGAGGAGGATCCGTCGCAGCTCTCCGGCGGCGAGGCGCGTCGCGCGGCGATCGTCCGTGCGCTGGCGCCGGAGCCCGACATCCTGCTTCTCGACGAGCCGACCAACCATCTCGACCTGCCGGCGATCGAATGGCTCGAGGCGGAGCTGAAGTCCTCGCGCGCGGCGCTCGTGCTGATCAGCCACGACCGTCGCTTCCTGACCAATCTCTCGCGCACCTCGGTGTGGATCGACCGCGGTGTCACGCGCACGCTCGGCAAGGGGTTCGGCGAGTTCGAGGCGTGGCGCGACGCGCTGCTCGAGGAAGAGGAGCTGCAGCAGCACAAGCTCGAGCGCAAGATCGCCGACGAGGAGCACTGGCTGCGCTACGGCGTCACCGCGCGGCGCAAGCGCAACGTCAAGCGGCTTGCCGGGCTGCAGAGCCTGCGCAAGTCGCACCGCGAGCACCGCCGCGTCGAAGGCAACGTCAAGCTCGAGGCGACCGAGGGCGCGGTCTCCGGCAAGCTGGTGATCGAGGCGAAGAGCGTCGCCAAGGCCTACGACGGCCGGCCGATCGTCAAGGGGTTCTCGACGCGCGTCCTGCGCGGCGACCGGCTTGGCCTCGTCGGCGCGAATGGCGCCGGCAAGACGACGCTGATCTCGCTGCTCACCGGCACGCTCGAGCCCGACGCGGGCACCGTGAAGCTCGGCGCCAACCTCGAGATGGCGACGCTCGACCAGAAGCGCGCCTCGCTCGATCCCGCGACGACGCTGAAGGACGCGCTGACCGGCGGCGGCAGTGACTACGTCGAGGTCGCCGGCAGCCGCAAGCATGTCATGGGCTACATGAAGGATTTTCTGTTCGGCCCCGAGCAGGCGCGCACGCCGACCGGCCGTCTCTCGGGCGGCGAGCGCGGCCGCCTGATGCTGGCGCGGGCGCTGGCGCAGCCGTCGAACATGCTGGTGCTCGACGAGCCGACCAACGATCTCGACCTCGAGACGCTCGACCTGCTGCAGGAGCTGCTCGCCGACTATCCCGGCACGCTGCTCCTGGTGAGCCACGACCGCGACTTCCTCGATCGGGTCGCCTCGAGCGTGGTCGTCGCCGAGGGCGACGGCGTCTGGCAGGAATATGCCGGCGGCTATACCGACATGGTCGCGCAGCGCGGGGCCGGTGTCTCCGGCCGCGTCGCCGCGAAGCGCGAGGCATCGTCGAAGGCGTCAGCCGAGAAGACGGTGGCGCGGGCACCGACGCGCGACAAGATGTCGTTCAAGGAGAAGCACGCGCTCGAGACGCTGCCGAAGACCATCGCAGCGCTAGAGGCTCAGAAGGCCAAGCTGCGCCTCACGCTGGACGATCCGAGCTTCTACGCCCGCGACCCGTCAGGCTTCGCCAAGCAATCGGAAGCCTACGCGAAGATCGAGACCGATATCGCCGCAGCCGAGGACGAGTGGCTCGCCCTCGAGATGCGGCGGGAGGCGGTGGAAGGCTAG
- a CDS encoding protein of unknown function (ID:RHAL1_03858;~source:Prodigal:2.6), whose product MEIDLYVVNFFKLDGTNASLDRTVKTTIRQ is encoded by the coding sequence ATGGAGATCGACCTTTACGTGGTGAATTTCTTCAAGCTTGATGGCACAAATGCGAGCCTCGATAGAACTGTAAAGACGACGATCAGACAATAG
- a CDS encoding hypothetical protein (ID:RHAL1_03851;~conserved protein of unknown function;~source:Prodigal:2.6): MGAGNVYRHNYDNVQESMVWSAIKNDLPLLRAAVEDALKDRPSPLRS, encoded by the coding sequence ATGGGAGCCGGGAACGTCTATCGCCACAACTACGACAACGTCCAAGAGTCGATGGTTTGGTCTGCCATCAAGAACGATCTGCCGCTGCTGCGCGCTGCCGTCGAGGACGCCCTGAAGGACCGGCCGTCTCCGCTTCGCTCATGA
- a CDS encoding CHRD domain-containing protein (ID:RHAL1_03855;~source:Prodigal:2.6), which produces MTVKTVTLAAVGALALGIASVAPSQAEEMKVSASLSPSAEVPPPSADAHGKGELTGTFDPATKKLSFTATYSGLTGPATMAHLHAPAPTGKSAGVEIPISGAVESPIKGDYTLTDAQAKNLTDGMTYFNVHTKANPKGELRGQILTVK; this is translated from the coding sequence ATGACCGTCAAGACCGTTACCCTCGCCGCCGTCGGCGCGCTGGCCCTCGGCATCGCGTCCGTCGCTCCGAGCCAGGCCGAGGAGATGAAAGTCTCCGCCAGCCTGTCGCCGTCGGCCGAGGTCCCGCCGCCGTCGGCCGACGCCCATGGCAAGGGCGAGCTGACCGGCACGTTCGATCCCGCGACGAAGAAGCTCAGCTTCACCGCGACCTACAGCGGCCTCACCGGGCCTGCGACGATGGCGCACCTGCACGCGCCGGCGCCAACGGGCAAGTCGGCCGGCGTCGAGATCCCGATCTCCGGCGCGGTCGAGAGCCCGATCAAGGGCGACTACACGCTGACCGACGCGCAGGCGAAGAACCTCACCGACGGGATGACCTACTTCAACGTGCACACCAAGGCGAACCCGAAGGGCGAGCTGCGCGGGCAGATCCTGACCGTGAAGTAA
- a CDS encoding hypothetical protein (ID:RHAL1_03852;~conserved protein of unknown function;~source:Prodigal:2.6) codes for MTRDRIIQVLKEAEGELRALGVSRAALFGSAARGDQRPDSDIDIMVELSPDADISLFDYVGIVQYLEDLFPQRVDVANRAALKPLVRPQAERDALYAF; via the coding sequence GTGACGCGAGACCGGATCATCCAAGTCCTGAAGGAAGCCGAGGGAGAGCTGCGCGCCCTCGGCGTCTCGCGCGCGGCCCTTTTCGGGTCCGCCGCGCGTGGCGACCAAAGGCCCGACAGCGATATCGATATCATGGTCGAGCTCAGCCCCGACGCCGATATCTCGCTCTTCGACTATGTCGGGATTGTTCAGTACTTGGAAGATCTTTTCCCCCAGCGTGTCGACGTCGCGAACCGGGCCGCCCTCAAGCCGCTGGTTAGGCCGCAGGCAGAGCGCGACGCGCTCTATGCATTCTAA